From a single Sphingobium sp. genomic region:
- the rpoC gene encoding DNA-directed RNA polymerase subunit beta' produces MNDLTKFSNPLAKPETFDQIQIGIASPEKIRSWSFGEIKKPETINYRTFKPERDGLFCARIFGPVKDYECLCGKYKRMKYKGVVCEKCGVEVTVTKVRRERMGHIELAAPVAHIWFLKSLPSRIGLLLDMQLKQLERVLYFENYIVTEPGLTALEKFQLLTEDELLTAQDEYGEDAFTAGIGAEAVKQMLMDLDLEQERVDLLEELATTKSELKPKKIIKRLKVVESFIDSGNRPEWMILDVIPVIPPELRPLVPLDGGRFATSDLNDLYRRVINRNNRLKRLIELRAPDIIVRNEKRMLQEAVDALFDNGRRGRTITGANKRPLKSLSDMLKGKQGRFRQNLLGKRVDYSGRSVIVTGPELKLHQCGLPKKMALELFKPFIYSRLDAKGLSMTLKQAKKWVEKERKEVWDILDEVIREHPVLLNRAPTLHRLGIQAFEPVLIEGKAIQLHPLVCSAFNADFDGDQMAVHVPLSLEAQLEARVLMMSTNNILSPANGKPIIVPSQDMVLGLYYLSMDRQGEPGEGMLLSDMAEVHQALEVGAVTLHSKITSRVPQTGEDGVERMVRYETTPGRMLIGECLPKSHTVPFDVVNRLLTKKEIGDVIDQVYRHTGQKDTVLFADAIMALGFRHAFKAGISFGKDDMIIPEEKDGLVAETKAIVADFEQQYQDGLITQQEKYNKVIDAWSRCGDQVANAMMEKLKATPKDEDGREAQINSIYMMSHSGARGSPAQMKQLGGMRGLMAKPSGEIIETPIISNFKEGLTVLEYFNSTHGARKGLADTALKTANSGYLTRRLVDVSQDCTIVEIDCGTERALEMRSIVQGGSTIASLGERVLGRTTAEDIVGADGNILFPTGTLLDEAAITAIEEIGLQALKIRSPLVCESKVGVCGTCYGRDLARGTPVNIGEAVGVIAAQSIGEPGTQLTMRTFHIGGAAQLNETSNLDSSADGFVNYRELPTIVDKRGRRVAMARGGELVINDKDGREMEVHRLPYGATLHFAEGDAVKVGERLAEWDPFTMPLITEKPGIVKFQDLLDGKTLIEQTDEATGIAQRVVIEYRGAARAKKEDLRPRLTLLDDDSGEAARYLLAVGTMLSVEDGQRVEAGDVLARVTRESAKTRDITGGLPRVAELFEARKPKDNAIIAKQSGRIEFVRDYKAKRKIAIVPEEGDRIEYLIPKSKVLDVQEGDFVRKGDNLIAGSPDPHDILEVLGVEALAEYLVAEIQEVYRLQGVKINDKHIETIVRQMLQKVEITDGGDTTLLAGEQVDREEMDAINAKLADGQQPAVGKPVLLGITKASLQTRSFISAASFQETTRVLTQAAVEGKKDILTGLKENVIVGRLIPAGTGSAMNRIRVAASSRDAALRASYRKLQESLIAPATAAEEHAAELAQGPEAAIGDDPIAVMEHTPETVEDFDGDTAE; encoded by the coding sequence ATGAACGATCTTACCAAATTCAGCAATCCGCTCGCCAAGCCGGAAACCTTTGACCAGATCCAGATCGGGATCGCGAGCCCGGAGAAAATCCGCAGCTGGTCTTTCGGCGAAATCAAGAAGCCGGAAACGATCAACTATCGTACCTTCAAGCCCGAGCGTGACGGCCTTTTCTGCGCGCGCATCTTCGGCCCCGTAAAGGACTATGAGTGCCTGTGCGGCAAGTATAAGCGCATGAAGTATAAGGGCGTCGTCTGCGAAAAATGCGGCGTCGAAGTTACCGTCACCAAGGTGCGTCGTGAACGCATGGGCCATATCGAACTGGCCGCGCCGGTTGCGCATATCTGGTTCCTGAAGTCGCTGCCTTCGCGCATCGGCCTTCTGCTCGACATGCAGCTGAAGCAGCTGGAGCGGGTGCTGTATTTCGAAAACTATATCGTCACCGAACCCGGCCTGACCGCGCTCGAAAAGTTCCAGCTTCTGACGGAAGACGAACTGCTCACCGCGCAGGATGAATATGGCGAAGACGCCTTCACTGCCGGCATCGGTGCTGAGGCCGTGAAGCAGATGCTGATGGACCTCGACCTTGAACAGGAACGGGTCGATCTGCTGGAAGAGCTGGCGACCACAAAGTCGGAACTGAAGCCCAAGAAGATCATCAAGCGGCTCAAGGTTGTCGAAAGCTTCATCGATTCGGGCAACCGCCCCGAATGGATGATCCTTGACGTCATCCCCGTCATTCCCCCCGAACTGCGCCCGCTGGTGCCGCTCGACGGTGGCCGTTTTGCGACGTCGGATCTGAACGATCTCTATCGCCGCGTGATCAACCGTAACAACCGTCTGAAGCGCCTGATCGAACTGCGCGCGCCGGACATCATCGTGCGCAACGAGAAGCGCATGTTGCAGGAAGCCGTTGACGCCTTGTTCGACAATGGCCGTCGCGGTCGTACCATCACCGGCGCCAACAAGCGTCCGCTGAAGTCGCTGTCCGACATGCTCAAGGGCAAGCAGGGCCGCTTCCGCCAGAACCTGCTCGGCAAGCGCGTCGACTATTCGGGCCGTTCGGTCATCGTGACCGGTCCCGAACTCAAGCTGCATCAGTGCGGCCTGCCCAAGAAGATGGCGCTCGAACTGTTCAAGCCGTTCATCTATTCGCGCCTTGACGCCAAGGGTCTGTCGATGACCCTGAAGCAGGCGAAGAAGTGGGTTGAAAAGGAACGCAAGGAAGTCTGGGACATCCTGGACGAGGTGATCCGTGAGCATCCAGTACTGCTGAACCGCGCGCCGACGCTTCACCGCTTGGGCATCCAGGCTTTCGAACCTGTCCTTATTGAAGGCAAGGCAATCCAGCTTCACCCGCTGGTCTGCTCGGCATTCAATGCCGACTTTGACGGCGACCAGATGGCTGTTCACGTTCCGCTGAGCCTTGAAGCCCAGCTGGAAGCGCGCGTGCTGATGATGTCGACCAACAACATCCTCTCGCCCGCAAACGGTAAGCCGATCATCGTTCCTTCGCAGGATATGGTGCTGGGTCTTTATTATCTGTCGATGGACCGCCAAGGCGAACCCGGTGAAGGCATGCTGCTTTCGGATATGGCCGAAGTTCACCAGGCGCTCGAAGTGGGTGCGGTCACGCTCCACTCGAAGATCACCAGCCGCGTCCCGCAAACGGGCGAAGATGGTGTCGAGCGTATGGTGCGTTATGAAACCACCCCGGGCCGTATGCTGATCGGTGAATGCCTGCCGAAATCGCACACCGTGCCGTTCGACGTTGTGAACCGCCTTCTCACCAAGAAGGAAATCGGCGACGTGATCGACCAAGTCTATCGTCACACCGGCCAGAAGGACACAGTCCTTTTCGCCGACGCGATCATGGCACTGGGTTTCCGTCACGCGTTCAAGGCCGGCATCAGCTTTGGCAAGGATGACATGATCATCCCCGAAGAAAAGGATGGTCTGGTTGCAGAAACCAAGGCGATTGTGGCCGATTTCGAACAGCAATATCAGGACGGCCTGATCACCCAGCAGGAAAAGTACAACAAGGTGATCGACGCCTGGAGCCGTTGCGGTGACCAGGTGGCGAATGCCATGATGGAAAAGCTGAAGGCGACGCCGAAGGACGAGGATGGCCGCGAGGCACAGATCAACTCGATCTACATGATGTCGCACTCCGGTGCGCGTGGTTCGCCGGCGCAGATGAAGCAGCTGGGCGGGATGCGCGGCCTGATGGCAAAGCCTTCGGGCGAAATCATCGAAACGCCGATCATCTCGAACTTTAAGGAAGGTCTGACCGTCCTTGAATATTTCAACTCGACCCATGGTGCGCGTAAGGGCCTTGCCGATACCGCACTGAAGACCGCAAACTCGGGTTACCTGACCCGCCGTCTTGTCGACGTGTCGCAGGATTGCACCATCGTCGAAATCGATTGCGGTACCGAACGTGCGCTGGAAATGCGCTCGATCGTGCAGGGTGGTTCGACCATCGCGTCGCTCGGTGAGCGCGTTCTGGGTCGTACCACTGCAGAAGATATCGTCGGCGCAGATGGCAACATCCTCTTCCCGACGGGCACCCTGCTGGACGAAGCCGCGATCACCGCGATCGAGGAAATCGGACTGCAAGCCCTCAAGATCCGCTCGCCGCTGGTGTGCGAATCGAAGGTTGGTGTTTGCGGTACCTGCTACGGCCGCGATCTGGCGCGTGGTACACCGGTGAATATCGGCGAAGCAGTCGGCGTTATTGCTGCCCAATCGATCGGTGAACCGGGCACGCAGCTGACCATGCGTACCTTCCACATCGGTGGCGCGGCGCAGCTGAACGAAACGTCGAACCTCGATTCTTCGGCTGACGGTTTCGTCAACTATCGCGAACTGCCGACAATCGTCGACAAGCGCGGTCGTCGAGTTGCCATGGCCCGCGGCGGTGAACTTGTGATCAACGACAAGGACGGCCGTGAGATGGAAGTGCACCGTCTGCCTTATGGTGCGACGCTGCACTTTGCCGAAGGCGATGCGGTGAAGGTTGGCGAACGCCTGGCTGAATGGGATCCGTTCACCATGCCGCTGATCACCGAAAAGCCCGGTATCGTGAAGTTCCAGGATCTGCTCGACGGCAAGACGCTGATCGAACAGACCGACGAAGCGACCGGTATCGCCCAGCGCGTCGTGATCGAATATCGCGGTGCAGCCCGTGCCAAGAAGGAAGACCTTCGTCCGCGCCTTACCCTGCTTGACGATGACAGCGGCGAAGCCGCTCGTTATCTGCTCGCAGTTGGCACGATGCTCTCGGTTGAGGACGGCCAGCGGGTCGAAGCAGGCGACGTTCTCGCCCGTGTTACCCGTGAATCGGCCAAAACCCGCGACATCACCGGCGGTCTGCCGCGCGTTGCCGAACTGTTCGAAGCGCGCAAGCCGAAGGACAATGCGATCATCGCCAAGCAGTCGGGCCGGATCGAATTCGTCCGTGACTATAAGGCAAAGCGCAAGATCGCGATTGTGCCGGAGGAAGGCGACCGGATTGAATATCTGATCCCCAAGTCGAAGGTGCTCGACGTGCAGGAAGGCGATTTCGTCCGCAAGGGTGACAATCTGATCGCCGGATCGCCCGATCCGCATGACATTCTGGAAGTTCTGGGTGTTGAAGCTCTGGCCGAATATCTCGTTGCGGAAATCCAGGAAGTCTATCGATTGCAGGGTGTGAAGATCAACGACAAGCACATCGAAACGATCGTTCGCCAGATGCTTCAGAAGGTCGAAATCACTGATGGCGGCGATACCACGCTGCTCGCCGGTGAACAGGTCGACCGTGAAGAAATGGACGCGATCAATGCGAAGCTTGCTGATGGTCAGCAGCCCGCTGTTGGCAAGCCCGTGTTGCTCGGCATCACCAAGGCCAGCCTGCAGACGCGCAGCTTCATCTCGGCCGCATCGTTCCAGGAAACCACCCGCGTGCTCACGCAGGCGGCGGTTGAAGGCAAGAAGGACATCCTGACCGGCCTTAAGGAAAATGTGATCGTCGGTCGTCTGATCCCGGCCGGTACGGGTTCTGCCATGAACCGCATCCGCGTTGCTGCCAGCAGCCGTGATGCCGCGCTTCGTGCCAGCTATCGCAAGCTTCAGGAAAGCCTGATCGCGCCTGCGACTGCTGCTGAAGAGCATGCAGCCGAACTGGCACAGGGCCCCGAAGCTGCGATTGGTGACGATCCGATCGCTGTGATGGAGCATACGCCCGAGACGGTTGAGGATTTTGACGGCGACACCGCCGAATAA
- the rpoB gene encoding DNA-directed RNA polymerase subunit beta, with translation MAKAAVTASLGASTALSRQKRIRKIFGDIHEVIDMPNLIEVQRESYEQFLRSDPSIGYVSGLEKTLRSVFPIRDFAGTCELDFVNYELEEPKYDVEECRQRGITYSAQMKVTLRLIVFEVDPETEARSVLDIKEQDVYMGEMPLMTQNGTFFINGTERVIVSQMHRSPGVLFDHDRGKTHASGKYLFAARVIPYRGSWLDFEFDAKDIVNVRIDRKRKLPVTTLLYSLGLNAEEILNHFYDRVVFARAKGGWKIPFNAEQWRASKPTFDIVDANSGEVVFPAGQKVTPRAANKAVKDGLTDLLIPTEEIFGRYSAFDLVDDKTGRIYVEAGDEITAENLEALDKAGIDSLELLDIDHVITGAWMRNTLKADKAENRDMGLDAIYRVMRPGEPPTRETAEALFAGLFFDPDRYDLSAVGRVKLNMRLGLDADDSLTTLRTEDILAVVKELVNLKDGKGEIDDIDNLGNRRVRSVGELLENQYRVGLLRMERAVKERMSSVDVSTVMPNDLINAKPAVAAVREFFGSSQLSQFMDQTNPLSEVTHKRRVSALGPGGLTRERAGFEVRDVHPTHYGRICPIETPEGPNIGLINSLASFSRVNKYGFIETPYRKVEGNKVTPEVVYLSAMEEAKHTIAQANAEIDEEGNLLEDLISARQAGEFLMAPKEQITLMDVSPKQLVSVAASLIPFLENDDANRALMGSNMQRQAVPLLRAEAPLVGTGMEETVARDSGAAIAARRSGVVDQVDATRIVVRVTGEVEPGQSGVDIYTLQKFQRSNQNTCINQKPLVKVGAVIHAGDIIADGPSTELGELALGKNSLTAFMPWNGYNYEDSILISERIVKDDVFTSIHIEEFEVMARDTKLGPEDITRDIPNVGEEALRSLDEAGIVYIGAEVHPGDILVGKITPKGESPMTPEEKLLRAIFGEKASDVRDTSLRLPPGVAGTVVEVRVFNRHGIDKDERAMAIEREEIERLAKDREDERSILNRATYNRLKDMLIGQVVAAGPKGIKKGDTIDEGNLAEVERHDWWKIGVVDDKVQADLEAVKAQYDDAVKLIVEKFEDRREKLERGDELAPGVLKMVKVFVAVKRKLQPGDKMAGRHGNKGVISRILPQEDMPFLADGTPVDIVLNPLGVPSRMNVGQIFETHLGWAARGLGKQIEASLEEWRAANPNPAAGAPPEAVRERLADIYGANYADEVKNRSDDEIVELAEHLTFGVPMGTPVFDGAKESDVADMLSRAGLDTSGQSDLYDGRTGDKFDRKVTVGYIYMLKLHHLVDDKIHARSIGPYSLVTQQPLGGKAQFGGQRFGEMEVWALQAYGAAYTLQEMLTVKSDDVVGRTKVYEAIVKGDDTFEAGIPESFNVLVKEMRSLGLNVDLKSMNDSEDDDLPEAAE, from the coding sequence ATGGCTAAAGCAGCGGTTACCGCATCGCTGGGCGCATCCACCGCCCTCTCGCGCCAAAAGCGCATTCGCAAGATTTTCGGCGACATTCACGAAGTGATCGACATGCCGAACCTGATCGAGGTTCAGCGCGAAAGCTATGAGCAGTTCCTGCGGTCGGATCCCTCGATCGGCTATGTGTCTGGTCTGGAAAAGACCCTGCGCAGTGTTTTCCCGATCCGCGATTTCGCCGGCACCTGCGAACTCGATTTCGTCAATTACGAGCTTGAAGAGCCGAAATATGACGTCGAGGAATGCCGCCAGCGCGGAATTACCTATTCGGCGCAGATGAAGGTCACGCTCCGCCTGATCGTCTTTGAAGTTGATCCTGAAACCGAAGCGCGTTCGGTTCTCGATATCAAGGAGCAGGACGTTTACATGGGCGAAATGCCGCTCATGACGCAAAACGGCACCTTCTTCATCAACGGTACCGAGCGCGTGATCGTGTCGCAGATGCACCGTTCGCCGGGCGTGCTGTTCGATCATGACCGTGGCAAGACTCATGCGTCGGGCAAATATCTCTTTGCCGCGCGCGTCATTCCCTATCGCGGTTCGTGGCTCGATTTCGAATTCGACGCGAAGGACATCGTCAATGTCCGTATTGACCGCAAGCGCAAGCTGCCGGTGACGACATTGCTCTATTCGCTCGGCCTCAATGCCGAGGAAATCCTCAACCATTTCTACGACCGCGTTGTTTTCGCACGCGCCAAGGGCGGCTGGAAAATTCCGTTCAATGCTGAGCAATGGCGCGCGTCAAAGCCGACATTCGACATCGTTGATGCAAATAGCGGCGAAGTCGTATTCCCCGCTGGCCAGAAGGTCACCCCGCGTGCTGCCAACAAGGCAGTCAAGGATGGCCTCACCGATCTGCTGATCCCGACCGAGGAAATCTTTGGCCGCTATTCGGCGTTCGATCTGGTCGACGACAAGACTGGCCGCATCTATGTCGAGGCAGGCGATGAAATCACCGCCGAAAATCTCGAAGCGCTCGACAAGGCCGGGATCGACAGCCTCGAACTGCTCGATATTGATCATGTCATCACCGGCGCCTGGATGCGCAACACGCTGAAGGCTGACAAGGCCGAGAACCGCGACATGGGCCTCGATGCGATCTATCGCGTTATGCGCCCCGGCGAGCCGCCGACCCGCGAAACCGCCGAAGCTCTGTTCGCCGGCCTGTTCTTCGATCCCGACCGTTATGACCTGTCGGCGGTTGGCCGCGTAAAGCTCAACATGCGCCTTGGCCTTGATGCCGATGACAGCCTGACCACCCTGCGCACCGAGGATATCCTCGCTGTCGTCAAGGAGCTGGTGAACCTCAAGGACGGCAAGGGCGAAATCGACGATATCGACAATCTTGGTAACCGTCGTGTCCGTTCGGTCGGCGAATTGCTTGAAAACCAGTATCGCGTTGGCCTGTTGCGCATGGAGCGTGCGGTCAAGGAGCGCATGAGCTCGGTTGATGTGTCGACGGTGATGCCGAACGACCTGATCAATGCGAAGCCTGCGGTCGCTGCGGTGCGCGAATTCTTCGGTTCTTCGCAGCTGTCGCAGTTCATGGACCAGACCAACCCGCTGTCGGAAGTCACCCACAAGCGCCGCGTTTCGGCGCTTGGGCCCGGTGGTCTGACGCGCGAACGTGCGGGCTTCGAAGTCCGCGACGTCCACCCGACGCACTATGGCCGTATCTGCCCGATTGAAACGCCGGAAGGCCCGAACATCGGTCTGATCAACAGCCTTGCATCGTTCAGCCGCGTGAACAAATATGGCTTTATCGAAACCCCCTACCGCAAGGTTGAGGGTAATAAGGTAACGCCTGAGGTTGTGTATCTTTCGGCGATGGAAGAAGCCAAGCACACGATCGCGCAGGCCAACGCCGAAATCGACGAAGAGGGCAATCTGCTCGAAGATCTGATCTCGGCACGCCAGGCGGGTGAATTCCTGATGGCACCCAAGGAACAGATCACCTTGATGGACGTCAGCCCGAAACAGCTGGTTTCGGTTGCTGCCTCGCTCATCCCGTTCCTGGAAAACGATGACGCCAACCGCGCTCTGATGGGATCGAACATGCAGCGTCAGGCTGTGCCGCTGCTCCGTGCAGAGGCGCCGCTGGTTGGCACCGGCATGGAAGAAACCGTGGCGCGCGATTCGGGCGCTGCGATTGCAGCGCGCCGTTCGGGCGTGGTCGACCAGGTTGACGCAACGCGTATCGTTGTCCGCGTCACTGGCGAGGTTGAACCCGGCCAGTCGGGCGTTGACATCTACACGCTTCAGAAATTCCAGCGTTCAAACCAGAATACCTGCATCAACCAAAAGCCTCTGGTGAAGGTGGGTGCGGTCATTCACGCCGGTGATATAATCGCCGACGGCCCGTCGACCGAACTGGGCGAACTGGCACTGGGCAAGAACAGCCTTACCGCGTTCATGCCTTGGAATGGCTACAATTACGAAGACTCCATCCTGATCAGCGAACGCATCGTGAAGGACGACGTCTTTACCTCGATCCATATCGAGGAGTTTGAAGTCATGGCCCGCGATACCAAGCTTGGGCCTGAAGATATCACCCGCGACATCCCCAATGTCGGTGAGGAAGCGCTGCGCAGCCTCGACGAAGCGGGCATCGTCTACATCGGTGCCGAAGTGCATCCGGGCGACATCCTTGTCGGCAAGATCACCCCCAAGGGTGAATCGCCGATGACCCCCGAAGAAAAGCTGCTCCGCGCGATCTTCGGTGAAAAGGCCAGCGATGTGCGTGACACCTCGCTCCGCCTGCCGCCGGGTGTTGCCGGAACGGTTGTCGAGGTTCGCGTCTTCAACCGCCATGGCATCGACAAGGACGAGCGTGCGATGGCAATCGAACGCGAGGAAATCGAACGCCTTGCGAAGGACCGTGAAGACGAACGCTCAATCCTCAACCGTGCGACCTACAACCGCCTGAAGGACATGCTGATCGGGCAGGTCGTGGCGGCTGGCCCCAAGGGCATCAAGAAGGGCGACACGATCGACGAGGGTAACCTTGCCGAAGTCGAACGCCACGACTGGTGGAAAATCGGCGTTGTGGACGACAAGGTCCAGGCCGACCTCGAAGCGGTCAAGGCGCAATATGACGACGCCGTGAAGCTGATCGTCGAAAAGTTTGAAGACCGCCGCGAAAAGCTAGAGCGGGGCGACGAACTCGCACCGGGCGTGCTCAAGATGGTCAAGGTCTTCGTCGCGGTGAAGCGCAAGCTGCAGCCGGGCGACAAAATGGCAGGCCGTCACGGTAACAAGGGTGTCATCTCGCGCATCCTGCCGCAGGAAGATATGCCCTTCCTTGCTGATGGTACGCCGGTCGATATCGTTCTGAACCCGCTGGGCGTGCCTTCGCGCATGAACGTCGGTCAGATTTTCGAAACGCATCTGGGCTGGGCCGCACGCGGTCTTGGCAAACAGATCGAGGCATCGCTTGAGGAATGGCGTGCAGCCAACCCGAATCCGGCTGCCGGCGCTCCGCCAGAGGCTGTTCGTGAACGACTGGCCGACATTTACGGCGCGAACTATGCCGACGAAGTGAAGAACCGTTCGGACGACGAAATCGTCGAGTTGGCCGAGCATCTGACCTTTGGTGTGCCGATGGGAACGCCCGTGTTCGATGGTGCCAAGGAATCCGACGTTGCCGACATGCTGTCGCGCGCCGGCCTTGATACATCGGGCCAGAGCGACCTGTATGACGGCCGCACCGGTGACAAGTTCGACCGCAAGGTGACCGTGGGCTATATCTATATGCTCAAGCTCCACCACTTGGTCGACGACAAGATCCACGCCCGGTCGATCGGTCCCTACAGCCTCGTTACCCAGCAGCCGCTGGGTGGTAAGGCCCAGTTCGGTGGCCAGCGCTTCGGGGAAATGGAGGTCTGGGCACTGCAGGCCTATGGCGCAGCCTATACGCTGCAGGAAATGCTGACGGTGAAATCGGACGACGTTGTCGGCCGCACCAAGGTTTACGAAGCCATCGTCAAGGGCGACGATACCTTCGAAGCCGGCATTCCGGAGAGCTTCAACGTTCTCGTCAAGGAAATGCGTTCGCTGGGTCTCAATGTCGATCTGAAATCCATGAACGACAGCGAGGACGACGATCTGCCGGAGGCAGCGGAATAA
- a CDS encoding purine phosphorylase, whose amino-acid sequence MTVISPRLQNGCKHILLLAALPEEADAFRPGEGRIVEGEAMPARIVDQGGVHVKIITCGLGKVNAALAVGRYAKADTALVAMTGTCGRIAPIAGDFFWIHRAIQHDYGARQSAGFVHYRAGDWPMGDARDQAFAAIADPGLGLPHASIASGDVFLECPETAEALAARLGVQLVDMEVAAVAQAAEALGLRWAAIKAVTDDADGASSDDFHTNLLRAAQKAAEAMERLVAKLPFG is encoded by the coding sequence TTGACCGTTATCTCCCCTCGCTTGCAGAACGGGTGCAAGCACATCCTCCTCCTTGCCGCACTTCCCGAAGAAGCCGATGCTTTCCGGCCTGGTGAGGGAAGGATTGTTGAGGGTGAAGCTATGCCTGCCCGGATCGTCGATCAGGGCGGGGTGCATGTGAAGATCATCACCTGCGGGCTAGGCAAGGTGAATGCGGCACTTGCCGTCGGCCGCTACGCTAAGGCCGATACCGCGCTTGTCGCGATGACCGGCACTTGCGGGCGGATTGCGCCGATTGCGGGGGATTTTTTCTGGATCCACCGCGCGATCCAGCATGATTATGGCGCGCGCCAATCGGCCGGCTTCGTCCATTATCGCGCAGGCGATTGGCCCATGGGCGATGCCCGTGACCAGGCCTTTGCCGCAATAGCTGATCCCGGTCTTGGCCTGCCGCATGCTTCGATCGCCAGCGGCGACGTCTTTCTGGAATGTCCCGAAACCGCCGAGGCGTTGGCTGCGCGGCTAGGGGTCCAACTTGTCGATATGGAAGTCGCAGCTGTCGCACAGGCGGCAGAGGCGCTGGGGCTGCGCTGGGCGGCAATCAAGGCCGTGACCGATGATGCGGACGGCGCAAGCAGCGATGATTTCCACACCAATTTGCTGCGGGCCGCCCAAAAGGCGGCGGAGGCCATGGAGCGGTTGGTAGCAAAACTTCCCTTCGGCTGA
- a CDS encoding adenine phosphoribosyltransferase: protein MTENADLAVLIRTIPDYPKPGILFRDVSTLLLDGKGFQMTIDRLAALVAPDTRLIAGIEARGFIVAAGLSYALGLGKLMLRKPGKLPGEKIGIDYQLEYGSDRIELHTGQVLPGQKILLVDDLIATGGTALAGIELIRRAGGVVDQALFIVDLPELGGAEKLRAAGVEPTALIGFDGH, encoded by the coding sequence ATGACCGAAAATGCCGATCTTGCTGTGCTTATCCGCACCATTCCCGATTATCCAAAGCCGGGCATATTGTTTCGCGATGTCTCGACATTGTTGCTCGACGGCAAGGGCTTCCAGATGACGATCGACCGGCTCGCCGCCTTGGTCGCGCCTGATACACGGCTGATTGCGGGCATTGAGGCGCGGGGATTCATCGTCGCGGCGGGGCTTTCCTATGCGCTCGGCCTTGGCAAATTGATGCTGCGCAAACCCGGCAAGCTGCCCGGTGAGAAAATCGGGATCGACTATCAGCTTGAATATGGCAGCGACCGCATCGAACTCCACACCGGTCAGGTGTTGCCGGGGCAAAAGATATTGCTGGTTGATGATCTGATCGCGACAGGCGGCACCGCGCTGGCCGGTATCGAACTGATCCGCCGCGCCGGCGGCGTGGTTGATCAGGCGCTCTTCATCGTCGATCTGCCCGAATTGGGCGGCGCAGAAAAACTGCGCGCTGCGGGGGTCGAACCGACTGCGCTTATCGGGTTTGACGGGCATTGA
- the rplL gene encoding 50S ribosomal protein L7/L12, with protein MADIAKLVEELSKLTVLEAADLAKALEEAWGVSAAAAVAVAAPAAAAAPAAEEQTEFDVILTGDGGNKIAVIKEVRAITSLGLTEAKALVESAPKAIKEGVSKAEAEDIKGKIVAAGGTVELK; from the coding sequence ATGGCTGATATCGCAAAGCTGGTTGAAGAACTGAGCAAGCTGACCGTTCTGGAAGCTGCTGACCTTGCCAAGGCCCTCGAAGAAGCATGGGGCGTTTCGGCTGCCGCTGCTGTTGCTGTTGCAGCTCCTGCTGCCGCTGCTGCTCCGGCTGCTGAAGAGCAGACCGAATTTGACGTGATCCTGACCGGCGACGGCGGCAACAAGATTGCTGTCATCAAGGAAGTCCGTGCGATCACCAGCCTCGGCCTGACCGAAGCCAAGGCTCTTGTTGAGTCGGCTCCGAAGGCGATCAAGGAAGGCGTTTCGAAGGCTGAAGCTGAAGACATCAAGGGCAAGATCGTCGCTGCCGGCGGTACTGTCGAACTTAAGTAA
- the rplJ gene encoding 50S ribosomal protein L10 yields MNRSEKTDAVAALNATFNEAAVVVVTRNLGLTVAQSTDLRLKMREAGASYKVAKNRLAKIALSDTQYESLSDLLTGPTAIATSADPVAAAKVAVEFAKTNDKLEIVGGAMGETVLDVEGVKSLASMPSLDELRATLIGLVQAPATKIAQVVVAPAGKLARVFGAYAAKEAA; encoded by the coding sequence ATGAACCGTTCTGAAAAGACCGATGCGGTTGCTGCGCTGAATGCAACTTTTAACGAAGCCGCGGTTGTCGTGGTCACCCGTAATCTGGGTCTGACCGTCGCACAGTCGACCGACCTTCGTTTGAAAATGCGTGAAGCTGGTGCCAGCTACAAGGTCGCCAAGAACCGCCTTGCCAAGATCGCACTTTCAGACACGCAGTATGAGTCGCTCAGCGATTTGCTGACCGGCCCGACTGCGATCGCCACATCGGCCGATCCGGTAGCAGCCGCCAAGGTTGCCGTCGAATTTGCCAAGACCAACGACAAACTTGAAATTGTCGGCGGTGCGATGGGCGAAACCGTTCTGGACGTCGAAGGTGTCAAGTCGCTGGCTTCTATGCCGTCGCTCGACGAACTGCGCGCTACGCTGATCGGCCTTGTACAGGCCCCGGCTACCAAGATCGCCCAGGTTGTTGTTGCGCCCGCTGGCAAGCTGGCTCGCGTTTTTGGCGCTTACGCTGCCAAGGAAGCCGCATAA